In a genomic window of Amphiprion ocellaris isolate individual 3 ecotype Okinawa chromosome 11, ASM2253959v1, whole genome shotgun sequence:
- the smarcal1 gene encoding SWI/SNF-related matrix-associated actin-dependent regulator of chromatin subfamily A-like protein 1 isoform X2 translates to MSNQLTAAQQQKIEENRRKALERRAQRLGQTISTNKQSSAGSSSTSVQAQPTIQSVSTDPAHQRQTAASAPKRFVPPFKNDSQSFSDHNRHPNHQPLSSGGNKNSQSALFNSTSSRQMQVIDPLPQTSPHLNSHVLSGGGSTSVKPAQPKANITSSSSGGSVNSFYKQNSKPAQSPALQLPSNSTASNPVPAKKPAISVRGKCVPHTEDRFRVEVSYHAELIAVFKTIPSKNYDPATKMWNFSLEDYQQLMEEAAAIASVSLRPLEGMEAVDVAAATSRACDGAALAALLKLCNGWRKPGATLQGQCILVSRTKFEVDIGYHADVIAAFKQMPTKNYDMKTRKWSFSLEDYKSLMDLLSGIAAVEVEPLPRAIIQAFSASFDGTEARSLDVPEADLSSIDSSLTCSLMPFQREGVNFAVFKQGRLLLADDMGLGKTIQAICIAAYYRNEWPLLVVAPSSVRFTWAEAFRRWLPSLSPDSINVVVKAKDNLRSGLISIISYDLLSRMEKQQKGNSFNVLIMDESHFLKNMKTARCKAALPLLKAAKRVILLSGTPAMSRPSELYTQILAVRPTLFPRFHEFGMRYCDARQMVWGWDYSGSSNLGELKLLLEECLMLRRLKSDVLSQLPAKQRKVVTVTIDGINARIKAALSAAAKELAKGHRSKLEEKEALLIFYNHTADAKLQAIMEYIIDMLECGREKFLVFAHHKLVLDHITAELGKKNVPFIRIDGATPSAERQQRCEKFQFSTKTCVAVLSITAANMGITLHAADLVIFAELFWNPGVLIQAEDRVHRIGQTSNVNVHYLVAKGTADDHLWPMIQEKMNVLEQVGLSESNLSDNAVNTSFHSKDPNQKSIMEMFQRSFSADDDMDEAILMEAADDWEDTPPETTSGQNHGSTVGQ, encoded by the exons ATGTCAAATCAGCTGACAGCGGCGCAGCAGCAAAAGATTGAGGAGAACAGACGGAAGGCTTTAGAGAGAAGAGCCCAGAGACTTGGACAGACTATCAGCACCAATAAGCAGAGCTCAGCAGGCTCCAGCAGCACTTCAGTGCAAGCACAGCCCACCATACAGAGCGTTTCTACGGATCCTGCTCATCAAAGACAAACCGCAGCTTCTGCACCTAAACGGTTTGTGCCACCCTTCAAAAATGACTCGCAGAGCTTTAGTGATCACAATCGGCACCCAAACCATCAACCTTTGTCCAGCGGTGGCAACAAAAACAGCCAGAGTGCACTGTTTAATTCTACTTCTTCAAGACAG ATGCAAGTCATTGACCCACTTCCACAAACAAGTCCACATTTGAACAGCCATGTCCTGTCTGGTGGAGGAAGTACAAGTGTCAAACCAGCTCAGCCTAAAGCTAACATCACATCCAGCAGCTCTGGTGGTTCAGTAAACTCATTCTACAAGCAAAATAGTAAACCTGCCCAAAGTCCTGCACTACAGCTTCCCTCAAACTCCACAGCTTCAAATCCTGTACCTGCAAAAAAGCCCGCCATCTCTGTACGAGGAAAATGTGTACCTCACACAGAGGACCGCTTCAGAGTAGAAGTGAGCTACCATGCAGAGCTTATTGCTGTTTTCAAAACCATCCCTTCGAAGAACTATG ACCCTGCCACGAAGATGTGGAACTTCAGTCTGGAAGATTATCAACAGCTAA TGGAGGAGGCAGCTGCTATCGCCTCCGTGTCTTTGAGGCCTCTGGAGGGAATGGAAGCCGTGGACGTTGCAGCAGCCACCAGCCGAGCTTGTGACGGCGCAGCGCTGGCGGCGCTGCTAAAGCTGTGCAATGGCTGGCGGAAACCTGGAGCCACGCTGCAGGGCCAGTGCATCCTCGTGTCTCGGACGAAGTTTGAGGTTGACATCGGTTACCATGCTGATGTCATTGCAGCGTTCAAGCAAATGCCAACAAAAAACTATG acatgaaaacaagaaaatggagTTTTTCACTTGAGGATTACAAGAGCCTCA TGGATCTCCTCAGTGGGAtagcagcagtggaggtggagccTCTGCCCAGGGCAATAATCCAGGCGTTCTCTGCCAGCTTCGATGGGACTGAAGCCAGGTCTTTAGACGTCCCTGAGGCAGACCTCTCCAGCATCGACTCCTCACTCACCTGCAGCCTCATGCCCTTCCAGAGGGAGGGAGTCAA ttttgcagtgtttaaacAAGGCCGCCTCCTCCTGGCTGATGACATGGGCCTGGGTAAGACGATACAGGCCATCTGTATAGCAGCTTACTACAGGAATGAGTGGCCTTTATTGGTGGTGGCTCCCTCCTCCGTACGATTCACCTGGgctgag GCCTTCAGGCGCTGGCTCCCCTCCCTGAGTCCTGACAGCATCAATGTGGTGGTGAAGGCCAAAGACAACCTGCGGTCCGGTTTGATCAGCATCATCAGCTATGACCTGCTGAGTAGGatggagaagcagcagaaaggaaACTCCTTCAATGTTCTCATCATG GATGAGTCTCATTTTCTGAAGAACATGAAAACTGCTCGTTGTAAAGCAGCCTTGCCCCTGCTGAAG GCAGCAAAGAGAGTGATTCTTCTGTCTGGGACCCCTGCCATGTCCAGACCGTCTGAGCTCTATACCCAGATTCTGGCTGTCAGACCGACACTCTTTCCTCGCTTCCATGAGTTCGGGATGCGCTATTGCGATGCCAGACAG ATGGTTTGGGGCTGGGACTACTCGGGCTCTTCTAATCTCGGAGAGTTGAAGCTGCTGTTGGAGGAGTGTCTGATGCTGCGCCGTCTCAAATCTGATGTCCTCTCCCAGCTTCCTGCTAAACAGCGCAAGGTGGTCACCGTAACCATAGATGGGATTAACGCCCGCATAAAAGCTGCTCTCTCAGCTGCGGCCAAGGAGTTGGCCAAGGGACATCGCAGC AAACTGGAAGAGAAGGAAGCCCTCCTCATCTTTTATAACCACACAGCTGACGCCAAGCTACAGGCCATTAT GGAGTACATCATAGATATGCTGGAGTGTGGGAGGGAGAAGTTTCTCGTGTTTGCCCATCATAAATTAGTCCTGGATCATATCACCGCTGAACTGGGGAAAAAG AATGTCCCTTTCATTCGTATCGATGGGGCCACGCCGTCGGCAGAGCGGCAGCAGCGCTGTGAAAAGTTCCAGTTCTCAACCAAGACCTGTGTGGCTGTACTGTCAATCACTGCAGCTAATATGGGTATCACGTTGCACGCTGCAGACCTGGTGATCTTCGCTGAGCTTTTCTGGAACCCCGGG GTTCTCATTCAGGCAGAGGATAGAGTTCACCGTATTGGACAAACTAGCAATGTGAACGTTCACTACCTGGTTGCCAAGGGAACTGCTGATGATCACCTGTG GCCAATGATCCAGGAAAAAATGAATGTCCTGGAGCAAGTGGGTCTGTCTGAGTCAAACCTCTCAGACAATGCAGTGAACACGAGCTTCCACTCTAAG GACCCTAACCAGAAGAGCATCATGGAAATGTTCCAGAGATCTTTCTCTGCGGATGACGACATGGATGAAGCCATTTTAATGGAGGCAGCAGACGACTGGGAAGACACTCCACCTGAAACTACATCTGGTCAAAACCACGGCAGCACCGTG GGCCAATGA
- the smarcal1 gene encoding SWI/SNF-related matrix-associated actin-dependent regulator of chromatin subfamily A-like protein 1 isoform X1, whose amino-acid sequence MSNQLTAAQQQKIEENRRKALERRAQRLGQTISTNKQSSAGSSSTSVQAQPTIQSVSTDPAHQRQTAASAPKRFVPPFKNDSQSFSDHNRHPNHQPLSSGGNKNSQSALFNSTSSRQMQVIDPLPQTSPHLNSHVLSGGGSTSVKPAQPKANITSSSSGGSVNSFYKQNSKPAQSPALQLPSNSTASNPVPAKKPAISVRGKCVPHTEDRFRVEVSYHAELIAVFKTIPSKNYDPATKMWNFSLEDYQQLMEEAAAIASVSLRPLEGMEAVDVAAATSRACDGAALAALLKLCNGWRKPGATLQGQCILVSRTKFEVDIGYHADVIAAFKQMPTKNYDMKTRKWSFSLEDYKSLMDLLSGIAAVEVEPLPRAIIQAFSASFDGTEARSLDVPEADLSSIDSSLTCSLMPFQREGVNFAVFKQGRLLLADDMGLGKTIQAICIAAYYRNEWPLLVVAPSSVRFTWAEAFRRWLPSLSPDSINVVVKAKDNLRSGLISIISYDLLSRMEKQQKGNSFNVLIMDESHFLKNMKTARCKAALPLLKAAKRVILLSGTPAMSRPSELYTQILAVRPTLFPRFHEFGMRYCDARQMVWGWDYSGSSNLGELKLLLEECLMLRRLKSDVLSQLPAKQRKVVTVTIDGINARIKAALSAAAKELAKGHRSKLEEKEALLIFYNHTADAKLQAIMEYIIDMLECGREKFLVFAHHKLVLDHITAELGKKNVPFIRIDGATPSAERQQRCEKFQFSTKTCVAVLSITAANMGITLHAADLVIFAELFWNPGVLIQAEDRVHRIGQTSNVNVHYLVAKGTADDHLWPMIQEKMNVLEQVGLSESNLSDNAVNTSFHSKDPNQKSIMEMFQRSFSADDDMDEAILMEAADDWEDTPPETTSGQNHGSTVVRKSPGKRSIKDYFSS is encoded by the exons ATGTCAAATCAGCTGACAGCGGCGCAGCAGCAAAAGATTGAGGAGAACAGACGGAAGGCTTTAGAGAGAAGAGCCCAGAGACTTGGACAGACTATCAGCACCAATAAGCAGAGCTCAGCAGGCTCCAGCAGCACTTCAGTGCAAGCACAGCCCACCATACAGAGCGTTTCTACGGATCCTGCTCATCAAAGACAAACCGCAGCTTCTGCACCTAAACGGTTTGTGCCACCCTTCAAAAATGACTCGCAGAGCTTTAGTGATCACAATCGGCACCCAAACCATCAACCTTTGTCCAGCGGTGGCAACAAAAACAGCCAGAGTGCACTGTTTAATTCTACTTCTTCAAGACAG ATGCAAGTCATTGACCCACTTCCACAAACAAGTCCACATTTGAACAGCCATGTCCTGTCTGGTGGAGGAAGTACAAGTGTCAAACCAGCTCAGCCTAAAGCTAACATCACATCCAGCAGCTCTGGTGGTTCAGTAAACTCATTCTACAAGCAAAATAGTAAACCTGCCCAAAGTCCTGCACTACAGCTTCCCTCAAACTCCACAGCTTCAAATCCTGTACCTGCAAAAAAGCCCGCCATCTCTGTACGAGGAAAATGTGTACCTCACACAGAGGACCGCTTCAGAGTAGAAGTGAGCTACCATGCAGAGCTTATTGCTGTTTTCAAAACCATCCCTTCGAAGAACTATG ACCCTGCCACGAAGATGTGGAACTTCAGTCTGGAAGATTATCAACAGCTAA TGGAGGAGGCAGCTGCTATCGCCTCCGTGTCTTTGAGGCCTCTGGAGGGAATGGAAGCCGTGGACGTTGCAGCAGCCACCAGCCGAGCTTGTGACGGCGCAGCGCTGGCGGCGCTGCTAAAGCTGTGCAATGGCTGGCGGAAACCTGGAGCCACGCTGCAGGGCCAGTGCATCCTCGTGTCTCGGACGAAGTTTGAGGTTGACATCGGTTACCATGCTGATGTCATTGCAGCGTTCAAGCAAATGCCAACAAAAAACTATG acatgaaaacaagaaaatggagTTTTTCACTTGAGGATTACAAGAGCCTCA TGGATCTCCTCAGTGGGAtagcagcagtggaggtggagccTCTGCCCAGGGCAATAATCCAGGCGTTCTCTGCCAGCTTCGATGGGACTGAAGCCAGGTCTTTAGACGTCCCTGAGGCAGACCTCTCCAGCATCGACTCCTCACTCACCTGCAGCCTCATGCCCTTCCAGAGGGAGGGAGTCAA ttttgcagtgtttaaacAAGGCCGCCTCCTCCTGGCTGATGACATGGGCCTGGGTAAGACGATACAGGCCATCTGTATAGCAGCTTACTACAGGAATGAGTGGCCTTTATTGGTGGTGGCTCCCTCCTCCGTACGATTCACCTGGgctgag GCCTTCAGGCGCTGGCTCCCCTCCCTGAGTCCTGACAGCATCAATGTGGTGGTGAAGGCCAAAGACAACCTGCGGTCCGGTTTGATCAGCATCATCAGCTATGACCTGCTGAGTAGGatggagaagcagcagaaaggaaACTCCTTCAATGTTCTCATCATG GATGAGTCTCATTTTCTGAAGAACATGAAAACTGCTCGTTGTAAAGCAGCCTTGCCCCTGCTGAAG GCAGCAAAGAGAGTGATTCTTCTGTCTGGGACCCCTGCCATGTCCAGACCGTCTGAGCTCTATACCCAGATTCTGGCTGTCAGACCGACACTCTTTCCTCGCTTCCATGAGTTCGGGATGCGCTATTGCGATGCCAGACAG ATGGTTTGGGGCTGGGACTACTCGGGCTCTTCTAATCTCGGAGAGTTGAAGCTGCTGTTGGAGGAGTGTCTGATGCTGCGCCGTCTCAAATCTGATGTCCTCTCCCAGCTTCCTGCTAAACAGCGCAAGGTGGTCACCGTAACCATAGATGGGATTAACGCCCGCATAAAAGCTGCTCTCTCAGCTGCGGCCAAGGAGTTGGCCAAGGGACATCGCAGC AAACTGGAAGAGAAGGAAGCCCTCCTCATCTTTTATAACCACACAGCTGACGCCAAGCTACAGGCCATTAT GGAGTACATCATAGATATGCTGGAGTGTGGGAGGGAGAAGTTTCTCGTGTTTGCCCATCATAAATTAGTCCTGGATCATATCACCGCTGAACTGGGGAAAAAG AATGTCCCTTTCATTCGTATCGATGGGGCCACGCCGTCGGCAGAGCGGCAGCAGCGCTGTGAAAAGTTCCAGTTCTCAACCAAGACCTGTGTGGCTGTACTGTCAATCACTGCAGCTAATATGGGTATCACGTTGCACGCTGCAGACCTGGTGATCTTCGCTGAGCTTTTCTGGAACCCCGGG GTTCTCATTCAGGCAGAGGATAGAGTTCACCGTATTGGACAAACTAGCAATGTGAACGTTCACTACCTGGTTGCCAAGGGAACTGCTGATGATCACCTGTG GCCAATGATCCAGGAAAAAATGAATGTCCTGGAGCAAGTGGGTCTGTCTGAGTCAAACCTCTCAGACAATGCAGTGAACACGAGCTTCCACTCTAAG GACCCTAACCAGAAGAGCATCATGGAAATGTTCCAGAGATCTTTCTCTGCGGATGACGACATGGATGAAGCCATTTTAATGGAGGCAGCAGACGACTGGGAAGACACTCCACCTGAAACTACATCTGGTCAAAACCACGGCAGCACCGTGGTAAGAAAAAGCCCCGGCAAAAGAAGCATTAAAGACTATTTCAGCAGCTGA
- the nme9 gene encoding LOW QUALITY PROTEIN: thioredoxin domain-containing protein 6 (The sequence of the model RefSeq protein was modified relative to this genomic sequence to represent the inferred CDS: deleted 1 base in 1 codon), translated as MAGKKKEASLQTSVTNQEQWEEMLATKGLTVVDVYQQWCGPCRAVVSLLRKIKNELGDDLLHFATAEADSIDALERYRGKCEPTFLFYGGGELVAVLRGANAPMLQRMIVEELAKEKLILEQGGERKAVKDEGLMDEENKEEEETPQLSENEESIIVPASKSYTVAIIKPDAVAHGKANEIIMKMQDAGFEILAQEEHTLTEAEARDFYQHKAAEAYFEDLVQFMSSGPSHILVLSQAEDSANVVPAWREFIGPADIEEARREKPESLRAQYGTETLFNAVHGSEDRDQASRELAFFFPNFRTASVTEQDGEEERVERTLALVRPDVARENRDEILAQIHKSGFSVALQREVILTEEQVRQFYFQHVDEDYFPALLHCMTSGPALALALARTDAVHHWKNILGPSDINKAKEESPDCLRAQFAVENEPINQLHGSASREDAEREINFFFPKQRTLAVMKPDATEEHREKILEEIRGRGFSVTQLKETVLSREMAEEFYKEHREKPFFSQLVEFMCRGPCMMLVLTKENAVEEWRTMMGPTDPDKAKETSPQSLRARFAADILHNSVHGSSDEQHAEEKISFIFGDISTDAELTNDGEPDKTISAKEQDSSADEHTGMSRASTEEIHQHEDDPCNSNPCSPPTGGSGDPEHSN; from the exons ATGGCAGGCAAGAAGAAAGAGGCTAGCCTACAG ACATCTGTCACCAACCAAGAACAGTGGGAGGAGATGCTTGCAACCAAGGGGTTAACGG TTGTAGATGTGTACCAACAGTGGTGTGGCCCCTGTCGAGCTGTGGTCAGTCTCCTACGAAAGATAAAGAACGAACTGGGCGATGACCTTCTGCATTTCGCCACA GCCGAGGCAGACAGCATTGATGCTTTGGAGAGGTATCGAGGGAAATGTGAACCCACTTTCCTATTCTATGGG GGTGGCGAGCTGGTAGCTGTGCTGCGAGGGGCCAACGCTCCGATGCTTCAGAGGATGATTGTGGAGGAGCTGGCAAAAGAAAAGCTGATCCTGGAACAAGGTGGTGAACGGAAAGCG GTTAAAGATGAAGGTCTAATGGATGAGGAGaacaaagaagaggaggagacacctcagctgtcagaaaatgaagaaagcaTCATTG TTCCCGCCAGTAAATCCTACACAGTTGCCATCATTAAACCAGATGCTGTTGCTCACGGCAAGGCAAATGAGATCATTATGAAG ATGCAAGACGCTGGGTTTGAGATCTTGGCCCAAGAGGAGCACACACTGACTGAGGCTGAGGCTCGAGATTTTTACCAGCACAAAGCAGCAGAG GCTTACTTTGAAGACTTGGTGCAGTTTATGTCCAGTGGTCCCTCCCATATTCTGGTCCTCTCTCAGGCAGAGGACTCAGCTAACGTTGTGCCTGCATGGCGTGAGTTCATTGGCCCTGCAGACATAGAGGAAGCCAGGAGAGAAAAGCCAGAAAG CTTGCGGGCACAATACGGCACAGAGACACTGTTCAACGCAGTGCACGGTAGCGAGGACAGAGACCAGGCCAGCAGGGAGCTCGCCTTCTTCTTCCCCAACTTTAGGACGGCCTCGGTAACGGAGCAGGATGGGGAGGAAGAGCGTGTGGAGAGGACACTGGCTCTCGTCCGGCCCGACGTTGCCAGGGAGAACAGAG ACGAGATCTTGGCCCAAATCCACAAGTCAGGGTTCTCAGTCGCCCTCCAAAGAGAGGTGATATTGACAGAGGAGCAGGTCAGACAGTTTTACTTCCAGCATGTTGATGAGGACTACTTTCCTGCTCTTCTCCACTGCATGACCAG TGGGCCAGCATTAGCTTTGGCTCTAGCCAGAACAGATGCTGTCCATCACTGGAAGAACATCCTTGGTCCCTCTGACATTAATAAAGCTAAAGAGGAGAGTCCTGACTG TTTAAGGGCCCAGTTTGCTGTGGAGAATGAGCCCATCAACCAGCTTCACGGCAGTGCCAGCCGTGAAGATGCAGAACGAGAGATCAACTTCTTCTTCCCTAAACAACGAACACTGGCAGTGATGAAACCCGATGCAACGGAGGAACACAGAG AGAAGATTTTGGAGGAGATCCGTGGCAGAGGTTTCTCTGTAACACAGCTTAAGGAGACGGTGCTATCAAGGGAGATGGCTGAGGAGTTTTACAAAGAGCACAGGGAAAAGCCTTTCTTCAGCCAGCTGGTGGAATTCATGTGTCG GGGACCCTGTATGATGCTTGTCCTGACCAAGGAAAATGCAGTGGAGGAGTGGAGGACCATGATGGGCCCCACAGACCCTGACAAG GCTAAGGAAACCTCCCCTCAGTCTCTGAGGGCCCGCTTTGCTGCAGACATCCTCCACAACTCAGTTCACGGCTCGTCCGATGAGCAGCACGCAGAGGAAAAGATCAGTTTTATCTTCGGTGATATCAGCACCGACGCAGAGCTCACCAACGACGGAGAGCCTGATAAAACCATTTCAG CAAAAGAGCAAGACAGTTCTGCAGATGAACACACAGGAATGTCAAGAGCTTCAACTGAAGAAATTCATCAGCATGAAG ATGACCCATGTAATTCAAATCCTTGCAGTCCACCAACAGGAGGAAGTGGCGATCCAGAGCACTCAAACTGA